The following proteins are encoded in a genomic region of Toxotes jaculatrix isolate fToxJac2 chromosome 3, fToxJac2.pri, whole genome shotgun sequence:
- the manbal gene encoding protein MANBAL, giving the protein MSAELDLSPPEIPEPTFLESVLRYGLFLGAIFQLICILAVIFPTSKGHEQEETESADGKAAEQMKKPKGPAPQIRQKPKKESKKKR; this is encoded by the exons ATGTCTGCAGAACTGGACCTGTCTCCTCCAGAGATCCCTGAACCTACTTTTCTAGAGAGCGTGTTGCGATACGGGCTGTTTCTGGGGGCCATCTTCCAGCTCATCTGCATCCTGGCCGTCATCTTCCCCACATCCAAGGGGCATGAACAG GAAGAGACTGAGTCTGCTGATGGCAAGGCTGCTGAACAGATGAAGAAACCTAAAGGACCAGCACCTCAGATTCGACAGAAAccaaagaaagagagcaaaaagaAGCGATag
- the LOC121179262 gene encoding nuclear factor of activated T-cells, cytoplasmic 2 isoform X3 translates to MTSGGLGLTESLGQDISQEELDFSDLFLYNPPGEDFPVACVKDDPGALVQNGNQPPLLVVDQTAYVPTSSQNPSSTTENLSRAVFDSLGLASRPGSIPAPSPRIEITPSGDSLSSQTLEPSPSSKVLGAYRECVSPASSNSSTGWPAESYSPVASPCVSPSNGGGCSVGLSALDLCPGIQGFHTSSAHSSPGASPRNSVTDEAYLLPQHQRTATPLPHQRSRSVSPHGKRAYDEAHSCQGGTPVKHRSRSPSPIPSPHEQQGSHYLHQYQAQAEIHAQVQNPSLGLEEDWSRGSSPSRAVSSVVVRSVHGQAQRQDCVYGELYDWATEQEQIGGAGAEVKPDNLYMVPAVWHPPHAVHHGAFSGLSVAPLPSLDWPLPSQSSQYELQIQQQPRSHHRAHYETEGSRGAVKTPKGGHPEVQLLGYQGAAPLGLQVFIGTADERLLKPHAFYQVHRITGKTVTTPSMERMINGTKVLEIPLEPKNHMRVVIDCVGILKLRNADIELRNGETDIGRKNTRVRLVFRVHIPQLGGQVISLQVASDPIECSQRSAQELPAVEKQDLDRCSVLGGQQMVLTGQNFTPDSKVIFYEKTQDGQQIWEVEATVDRDKTQANMLFVEVPTYRDRTICHPAKVNFYVINGKKKRSQPQHFIYTPVIVDDIIRRDLKGHNGE, encoded by the exons ATGACTTCTGGAGGTTTGGGGCTTACTGAGAGCCTGGGGCAAGACATAAGCCAGGAGGAGCTGGACTTTTCCGACCTGTTTCTGTATAATCCACCTGGAGAAGATTTCCCTGTTGCCTGTGTCAAAG ATGATCCAGGTGCTCTCGTTCAGAATGGCAACCAGCCTCCTCTGCTGGTGGTCGACCAGACTGCGTATGTACCCACCTCCAGCCAGaacccctcctccaccacagaAAACCTGTCAAGGGCTGTGTTTGACTCCTTGGGGCTGGCATCAAGACCAGGGAGCATACCTGCTCCCAGCCCCAGGATTGAGATCACTCCCTCAGGCGACTCTCTCAGCTCGCAGACCTTAGAGCCGAGCCCTAGTTCCAAAGTCCTGGGAGCCTACAGGGAGTGTGTGAGCCCTGCCAGCAGCAACTCCTCCACAGGATGGCCAGCAGAGTCATACTCTCCTGTGGCATCACCATGTGTCTCCCCTTCCAATGGAGGTGGCTGTAGCGTGGGGTTGTCTGCCTTAGACCTCTGTCCGGGCATCCAGGGTTTCCACACTTCTTCTGCCCATTCCTCTCCAGGAGCCTCACCTCGCAACAGTGTCACAGACGAGGCCTATCTCCTGCCACAACACCAACGTACCGCTACACCACTTCCCCACCAGCGCTCCCGCTCTGTCTCGCCGCATGGAAAGCGTGCCTATGATGAGGCCCACTCCTGTCAGGGGGGTACGCCTGTCAAGCATCGCTCCCGCAGCCCCAGCCCCATCCCCTCGCCACATGAGCAGCAGGGGTCCCACTACCTCCACCAATACCAGGCCCAAGCTGAGATTCATGCCCAAGTTCAGAACCCCTCCCTGGGTCTGGAGGAGGACTGGAGCCGAGGTTCCAGTCCATCCAGAGCAGTGTCCTCCGTAGTGGTGCGAAGTGTGCATGGGCAGGCCCAGAGACAGGACTGTGTGTATGGAGAGCTATATGACTGGGCTACAGAGCAAGAGCAGATCGGTGGGGCTGGAGCTGAGGTCAAGCCTGACAACTTATATATGGTCCCAGCTGTGTGGCATCCTCCTCATGCAGTCCATCACGGAGCATTCAG TGGTCTCTCTGTGGCCCCACTTCCCTCTTTAGACTGGCCATTGCCCAGTCAGTCCAGTCAGTATGAACTGCAGATCCAGCAACAGCCCAGATCTCACCACAGAGCTCACTATGAGACTGAGGGCAGCCGTGGAGCTGTAAAGACACCTAAAGGAGGGCATCCGGAAGttcag CTCCTTGGGTATCAAGGCGCAGCTCCACTGGGGCTACAGGTCTTCATAGGGACAGCGGACGAGAGGCTCCTGAAACCCCACGCCTTCTACCAGGTCCACCGCATTACCGGGAAGACCGTCACCACGCCCAGTATGGAGAGGATGATCAATGGGACCAAAGTGTTGGAGATCCCTCTTGAGCCAAAGAACCACATGAGAGTGGT GATTGACTGTGTTGGGATCCTGAAGCTGAGAAATGCAGACATTGAACTGAGGAACGGTGAGACAGACATCGGACGAAAAAACACACGTGTGCGTCTGGTGTTTCGTGTCCACATTCCTCAACTTGGAGGCCAGGTCATATCTCTTCAAGTTGCCTCTGATCCTATTGAATGCT CCCAGCGCTCAGCGCAGGAGCTCCCTGCAGTCGAGAAGCAGGACCTGGACCGATGCTCAGTACTCGGTGGTCAACAAATGGTCCTCACTGGGCAAAATTTCACACCTGACTCCAAGGTGATATTCTATGAGAAGACACAAG ATGGGCAGCAGATCTGGGAGGTTGAGGCCActgtggacagagacaaaacacaagct AACATGCTGTTTGTTGAGGTCCCTACATATCGAGACCGGACCATTTGCCACCCAGCCAAAGTCAACTTCTATGTCATCAACGGGAAGAAGAAACGCAGTCAGCCTCAGCACTTCATCTACACTCCTGTGATAG TGGACGACATCATAAGAAGGGACCTGAAAGGCCACAATGGAGAGTAA
- the LOC121179262 gene encoding nuclear factor of activated T-cells, cytoplasmic 2 isoform X1, whose translation MTSGGLGLTESLGQDISQEELDFSDLFLYNPPGEDFPVACVKDDPGALVQNGNQPPLLVVDQTAYVPTSSQNPSSTTENLSRAVFDSLGLASRPGSIPAPSPRIEITPSGDSLSSQTLEPSPSSKVLGAYRECVSPASSNSSTGWPAESYSPVASPCVSPSNGGGCSVGLSALDLCPGIQGFHTSSAHSSPGASPRNSVTDEAYLLPQHQRTATPLPHQRSRSVSPHGKRAYDEAHSCQGGTPVKHRSRSPSPIPSPHEQQGSHYLHQYQAQAEIHAQVQNPSLGLEEDWSRGSSPSRAVSSVVVRSVHGQAQRQDCVYGELYDWATEQEQIGGAGAEVKPDNLYMVPAVWHPPHAVHHGAFSGLSVAPLPSLDWPLPSQSSQYELQIQQQPRSHHRAHYETEGSRGAVKTPKGGHPEVQLLGYQGAAPLGLQVFIGTADERLLKPHAFYQVHRITGKTVTTPSMERMINGTKVLEIPLEPKNHMRVVIDCVGILKLRNADIELRNGETDIGRKNTRVRLVFRVHIPQLGGQVISLQVASDPIECSQRSAQELPAVEKQDLDRCSVLGGQQMVLTGQNFTPDSKVIFYEKTQDGQQIWEVEATVDRDKTQANMLFVEVPTYRDRTICHPAKVNFYVINGKKKRSQPQHFIYTPVIAIKAEPLDDYQLNSYCCPDNQPLSGLSMKSLYHHLEHDNNLQALNVSSTLYHLATVDPRACVLTPDPLDDQSVYYQSRANTLINSSMLYHNANQRYSSCGTTLIGGSPMASLPASTPTQCVSARTPVGKLSEGPQVGDSFEACLMSRHQSFVQTTLPLGKSPPSRYVQGQVQGKAGCRVEPGRGNHVERAAEKVTVKQENLSSAYLEDVDDIIRRDLKGHNGE comes from the exons ATGACTTCTGGAGGTTTGGGGCTTACTGAGAGCCTGGGGCAAGACATAAGCCAGGAGGAGCTGGACTTTTCCGACCTGTTTCTGTATAATCCACCTGGAGAAGATTTCCCTGTTGCCTGTGTCAAAG ATGATCCAGGTGCTCTCGTTCAGAATGGCAACCAGCCTCCTCTGCTGGTGGTCGACCAGACTGCGTATGTACCCACCTCCAGCCAGaacccctcctccaccacagaAAACCTGTCAAGGGCTGTGTTTGACTCCTTGGGGCTGGCATCAAGACCAGGGAGCATACCTGCTCCCAGCCCCAGGATTGAGATCACTCCCTCAGGCGACTCTCTCAGCTCGCAGACCTTAGAGCCGAGCCCTAGTTCCAAAGTCCTGGGAGCCTACAGGGAGTGTGTGAGCCCTGCCAGCAGCAACTCCTCCACAGGATGGCCAGCAGAGTCATACTCTCCTGTGGCATCACCATGTGTCTCCCCTTCCAATGGAGGTGGCTGTAGCGTGGGGTTGTCTGCCTTAGACCTCTGTCCGGGCATCCAGGGTTTCCACACTTCTTCTGCCCATTCCTCTCCAGGAGCCTCACCTCGCAACAGTGTCACAGACGAGGCCTATCTCCTGCCACAACACCAACGTACCGCTACACCACTTCCCCACCAGCGCTCCCGCTCTGTCTCGCCGCATGGAAAGCGTGCCTATGATGAGGCCCACTCCTGTCAGGGGGGTACGCCTGTCAAGCATCGCTCCCGCAGCCCCAGCCCCATCCCCTCGCCACATGAGCAGCAGGGGTCCCACTACCTCCACCAATACCAGGCCCAAGCTGAGATTCATGCCCAAGTTCAGAACCCCTCCCTGGGTCTGGAGGAGGACTGGAGCCGAGGTTCCAGTCCATCCAGAGCAGTGTCCTCCGTAGTGGTGCGAAGTGTGCATGGGCAGGCCCAGAGACAGGACTGTGTGTATGGAGAGCTATATGACTGGGCTACAGAGCAAGAGCAGATCGGTGGGGCTGGAGCTGAGGTCAAGCCTGACAACTTATATATGGTCCCAGCTGTGTGGCATCCTCCTCATGCAGTCCATCACGGAGCATTCAG TGGTCTCTCTGTGGCCCCACTTCCCTCTTTAGACTGGCCATTGCCCAGTCAGTCCAGTCAGTATGAACTGCAGATCCAGCAACAGCCCAGATCTCACCACAGAGCTCACTATGAGACTGAGGGCAGCCGTGGAGCTGTAAAGACACCTAAAGGAGGGCATCCGGAAGttcag CTCCTTGGGTATCAAGGCGCAGCTCCACTGGGGCTACAGGTCTTCATAGGGACAGCGGACGAGAGGCTCCTGAAACCCCACGCCTTCTACCAGGTCCACCGCATTACCGGGAAGACCGTCACCACGCCCAGTATGGAGAGGATGATCAATGGGACCAAAGTGTTGGAGATCCCTCTTGAGCCAAAGAACCACATGAGAGTGGT GATTGACTGTGTTGGGATCCTGAAGCTGAGAAATGCAGACATTGAACTGAGGAACGGTGAGACAGACATCGGACGAAAAAACACACGTGTGCGTCTGGTGTTTCGTGTCCACATTCCTCAACTTGGAGGCCAGGTCATATCTCTTCAAGTTGCCTCTGATCCTATTGAATGCT CCCAGCGCTCAGCGCAGGAGCTCCCTGCAGTCGAGAAGCAGGACCTGGACCGATGCTCAGTACTCGGTGGTCAACAAATGGTCCTCACTGGGCAAAATTTCACACCTGACTCCAAGGTGATATTCTATGAGAAGACACAAG ATGGGCAGCAGATCTGGGAGGTTGAGGCCActgtggacagagacaaaacacaagct AACATGCTGTTTGTTGAGGTCCCTACATATCGAGACCGGACCATTTGCCACCCAGCCAAAGTCAACTTCTATGTCATCAACGGGAAGAAGAAACGCAGTCAGCCTCAGCACTTCATCTACACTCCTGTGATAG CCATTAAAGCAGAGCCACTGGATGACTATCAGTTGAATTCATATTGCTGCCCAGACAATCAGCCACTGTCTGGCCTGTCAATGAAGTCGCTCTACCATCACCTGGAGCACGATAACAATCTTCAAGCCTTGAATGTTTCTTCAACGCTGTACCATCTAGCCACTGTAGACCCCAGAGCCTGTGTGCTAACACCTGATCCACTGGATGACCAATCAGTCTATTACCAGTCCAGAGCCAACACTCTGATCAACAGTTCCATGCTGTACCACAATGCAAACCAGCGTTACAGCAGCTGTGGTACCACCCTCATTGGTGGTTCCCCAATGGcttccctccctgcctccactCCCACCCAGTGTGTCAGCGCCAGAACCCCTGTGGGCAAACTGAGCGAAGGTCCTCAGGTTGGTGATTCATTTGAGGCCTGTTTGATGTCAAGACATCAGAGTTTTGTGCAGACAACACTGCCACTGGGGAAGTCACCGCCTTCAAGATATGTTCAAGGTCAAGTTCAAGGGAAGGCCGGATGCAGAGTAGAGCCAGGTAGAGGAAACCATGTGGAACGGGCTGCAGAAAAGGTCACAGTCAAACAAGAGAACCTCAGCTCTGCCTACCTGGAGGACG TGGACGACATCATAAGAAGGGACCTGAAAGGCCACAATGGAGAGTAA
- the LOC121179262 gene encoding nuclear factor of activated T-cells, cytoplasmic 2 isoform X2, whose product MTSGGLGLTESLGQDISQEELDFSDLFLYNPPGEDFPVACVKDDPGALVQNGNQPPLLVVDQTAYVPTSSQNPSSTTENLSRAVFDSLGLASRPGSIPAPSPRIEITPSGDSLSSQTLEPSPSSKVLGAYRECVSPASSNSSTGWPAESYSPVASPCVSPSNGGGCSVGLSALDLCPGIQGFHTSSAHSSPGASPRNSVTDEAYLLPQHQRTATPLPHQRSRSVSPHGKRAYDEAHSCQGGTPVKHRSRSPSPIPSPHEQQGSHYLHQYQAQAEIHAQVQNPSLGLEEDWSRGSSPSRAVSSVVVRSVHGQAQRQDCVYGELYDWATEQEQIGGAGAEVKPDNLYMVPAVWHPPHAVHHGAFSGLSVAPLPSLDWPLPSQSSQYELQIQQQPRSHHRAHYETEGSRGAVKTPKGGHPEVQLLGYQGAAPLGLQVFIGTADERLLKPHAFYQVHRITGKTVTTPSMERMINGTKVLEIPLEPKNHMRVVIDCVGILKLRNADIELRNGETDIGRKNTRVRLVFRVHIPQLGGQVISLQVASDPIECSQRSAQELPAVEKQDLDRCSVLGGQQMVLTGQNFTPDSKVIFYEKTQDGQQIWEVEATVDRDKTQANMLFVEVPTYRDRTICHPAKVNFYVINGKKKRSQPQHFIYTPVIAIKAEPLDDYQLNSYCCPDNQPLSGLSMKSLYHHLEHDNNLQALNVSSTLYHLATVDPRACVLTPDPLDDQSVYYQSRANTLINSSMLYHNANQRYSSCGTTLIGGSPMASLPASTPTQCVSARTPVGKLSEGPQVGDSFEACLMSRHQSFVQTTLPLGKSPPSRYVQGQVQGKAGCRVEPGRGNHVERAAEKVTVKQENLSSAYLEDGE is encoded by the exons ATGACTTCTGGAGGTTTGGGGCTTACTGAGAGCCTGGGGCAAGACATAAGCCAGGAGGAGCTGGACTTTTCCGACCTGTTTCTGTATAATCCACCTGGAGAAGATTTCCCTGTTGCCTGTGTCAAAG ATGATCCAGGTGCTCTCGTTCAGAATGGCAACCAGCCTCCTCTGCTGGTGGTCGACCAGACTGCGTATGTACCCACCTCCAGCCAGaacccctcctccaccacagaAAACCTGTCAAGGGCTGTGTTTGACTCCTTGGGGCTGGCATCAAGACCAGGGAGCATACCTGCTCCCAGCCCCAGGATTGAGATCACTCCCTCAGGCGACTCTCTCAGCTCGCAGACCTTAGAGCCGAGCCCTAGTTCCAAAGTCCTGGGAGCCTACAGGGAGTGTGTGAGCCCTGCCAGCAGCAACTCCTCCACAGGATGGCCAGCAGAGTCATACTCTCCTGTGGCATCACCATGTGTCTCCCCTTCCAATGGAGGTGGCTGTAGCGTGGGGTTGTCTGCCTTAGACCTCTGTCCGGGCATCCAGGGTTTCCACACTTCTTCTGCCCATTCCTCTCCAGGAGCCTCACCTCGCAACAGTGTCACAGACGAGGCCTATCTCCTGCCACAACACCAACGTACCGCTACACCACTTCCCCACCAGCGCTCCCGCTCTGTCTCGCCGCATGGAAAGCGTGCCTATGATGAGGCCCACTCCTGTCAGGGGGGTACGCCTGTCAAGCATCGCTCCCGCAGCCCCAGCCCCATCCCCTCGCCACATGAGCAGCAGGGGTCCCACTACCTCCACCAATACCAGGCCCAAGCTGAGATTCATGCCCAAGTTCAGAACCCCTCCCTGGGTCTGGAGGAGGACTGGAGCCGAGGTTCCAGTCCATCCAGAGCAGTGTCCTCCGTAGTGGTGCGAAGTGTGCATGGGCAGGCCCAGAGACAGGACTGTGTGTATGGAGAGCTATATGACTGGGCTACAGAGCAAGAGCAGATCGGTGGGGCTGGAGCTGAGGTCAAGCCTGACAACTTATATATGGTCCCAGCTGTGTGGCATCCTCCTCATGCAGTCCATCACGGAGCATTCAG TGGTCTCTCTGTGGCCCCACTTCCCTCTTTAGACTGGCCATTGCCCAGTCAGTCCAGTCAGTATGAACTGCAGATCCAGCAACAGCCCAGATCTCACCACAGAGCTCACTATGAGACTGAGGGCAGCCGTGGAGCTGTAAAGACACCTAAAGGAGGGCATCCGGAAGttcag CTCCTTGGGTATCAAGGCGCAGCTCCACTGGGGCTACAGGTCTTCATAGGGACAGCGGACGAGAGGCTCCTGAAACCCCACGCCTTCTACCAGGTCCACCGCATTACCGGGAAGACCGTCACCACGCCCAGTATGGAGAGGATGATCAATGGGACCAAAGTGTTGGAGATCCCTCTTGAGCCAAAGAACCACATGAGAGTGGT GATTGACTGTGTTGGGATCCTGAAGCTGAGAAATGCAGACATTGAACTGAGGAACGGTGAGACAGACATCGGACGAAAAAACACACGTGTGCGTCTGGTGTTTCGTGTCCACATTCCTCAACTTGGAGGCCAGGTCATATCTCTTCAAGTTGCCTCTGATCCTATTGAATGCT CCCAGCGCTCAGCGCAGGAGCTCCCTGCAGTCGAGAAGCAGGACCTGGACCGATGCTCAGTACTCGGTGGTCAACAAATGGTCCTCACTGGGCAAAATTTCACACCTGACTCCAAGGTGATATTCTATGAGAAGACACAAG ATGGGCAGCAGATCTGGGAGGTTGAGGCCActgtggacagagacaaaacacaagct AACATGCTGTTTGTTGAGGTCCCTACATATCGAGACCGGACCATTTGCCACCCAGCCAAAGTCAACTTCTATGTCATCAACGGGAAGAAGAAACGCAGTCAGCCTCAGCACTTCATCTACACTCCTGTGATAG CCATTAAAGCAGAGCCACTGGATGACTATCAGTTGAATTCATATTGCTGCCCAGACAATCAGCCACTGTCTGGCCTGTCAATGAAGTCGCTCTACCATCACCTGGAGCACGATAACAATCTTCAAGCCTTGAATGTTTCTTCAACGCTGTACCATCTAGCCACTGTAGACCCCAGAGCCTGTGTGCTAACACCTGATCCACTGGATGACCAATCAGTCTATTACCAGTCCAGAGCCAACACTCTGATCAACAGTTCCATGCTGTACCACAATGCAAACCAGCGTTACAGCAGCTGTGGTACCACCCTCATTGGTGGTTCCCCAATGGcttccctccctgcctccactCCCACCCAGTGTGTCAGCGCCAGAACCCCTGTGGGCAAACTGAGCGAAGGTCCTCAGGTTGGTGATTCATTTGAGGCCTGTTTGATGTCAAGACATCAGAGTTTTGTGCAGACAACACTGCCACTGGGGAAGTCACCGCCTTCAAGATATGTTCAAGGTCAAGTTCAAGGGAAGGCCGGATGCAGAGTAGAGCCAGGTAGAGGAAACCATGTGGAACGGGCTGCAGAAAAGGTCACAGTCAAACAAGAGAACCTCAGCTCTGCCTACCTGGAGGACGgtgagtaa